One Bacillus sp. 1780r2a1 DNA segment encodes these proteins:
- a CDS encoding ABC transporter permease subunit, with protein sequence MSSPLKMQENVSIIKPTKPKLFWSKSLEFWGDFSKNKGAVIGGIIILFYLLMALLAPILSIHDPYQIDLSKKLQGPSLEHWMGTDDKGRDILARILYGSRLSMGVGFAAVAFGAFFGIIMGLLAGYFGGWLDTLISRILDIMLAFPGILLALAIISALGPSLINVTFAVGIFSIPLFARIVRGSTLETKELEYIDAIRCLGASDRTIIFKHILPNILSPIIIQGSLRLATAILSAAGLSFLGLGAQPPSPEWGTMLSSGRDFLFSAPYIAIFPGLAISTLVLGFNLFGDGLRDALDPKLKS encoded by the coding sequence ATGAGCTCACCGCTAAAGATGCAAGAAAACGTTTCTATAATCAAACCCACTAAGCCTAAGCTTTTTTGGTCAAAATCCCTTGAATTTTGGGGAGATTTTTCTAAAAACAAAGGAGCTGTTATAGGTGGAATTATTATTTTATTTTATCTTTTAATGGCACTACTAGCTCCCATCTTATCTATACATGATCCTTATCAAATCGATTTAAGTAAAAAATTGCAAGGCCCTAGCCTAGAACATTGGATGGGAACTGATGATAAAGGGAGAGATATTTTAGCTCGTATTCTTTACGGCTCTCGACTCTCAATGGGGGTTGGTTTTGCAGCGGTAGCTTTTGGCGCATTCTTTGGTATTATCATGGGTTTATTAGCAGGATACTTTGGCGGTTGGCTTGATACTTTAATTAGTAGAATACTTGACATCATGCTTGCTTTCCCTGGCATTCTACTAGCTTTAGCTATTATTAGCGCCCTGGGTCCAAGCCTTATTAATGTAACGTTTGCTGTTGGAATTTTTTCTATCCCCTTATTTGCAAGGATTGTCAGAGGATCTACTTTAGAAACAAAAGAACTTGAGTATATTGATGCTATTCGATGCTTAGGTGCTAGCGACCGTACAATTATTTTCAAGCATATCTTGCCAAATATATTATCACCAATTATTATCCAAGGAAGCTTGCGCTTAGCAACAGCTATTTTATCTGCAGCTGGCTTATCTTTTTTAGGCTTAGGAGCTCAGCCCCCCTCACCAGAATGGGGCACAATGCTTTCTAGCGGCAGGGATTTTCTTTTTAGCGCTCCCTATATTGCTATATTTCCAGGGCTAGCTATATCAACATTAGTTCTTGGCTTTAATCTGTTTGGTGATGGCTTAAGAGATGCGTTAGACCCTAAATTAAAATCTTAA
- a CDS encoding glutathione ABC transporter substrate-binding protein, translating into MFIVLSFIFAVLLLQACSTGTTESQPSTQTTEGREGGTLKVVRATDATNLDPHFITDISSANIIYQKVYETLVGFDKDMKIIPGLAESWKQVDNVTWEFNLKKNVTFHDGTTFNAEAVKKTFDRLLDPDTKSPQREKLGMIKEIKVIDDYKIQFVLDAPYAPLLSILASNEGSIISPKVIDENPKSLTTTPIGTGPFKFESWKSGQSIKLVKNDSYSGEKPIIDGIEFLVVPEDSTRLAMVETGEAHINDQVPVTEIERIESSDALNLYRTDGLAVEYIGFNTAKEPFDNAKVRKALSMAIKREAIIDGVYNGVGTLANSSMSPKVFGYSQATKPYSYNPAKAKKLLEEEDLDNKLELTLITNDKKERVNLAEVVQSQLKGIGVKVNIQVMEYGTYINAINKGDHDLFVGGWGNATGDGDYNQYNLFHSNSHGSPGNHFYYDNKKVDELIVKARKEPNSETRKQLYEEVASIEIKDAVYVPIRNYEHLAVYSNQVKDFWLSPVNYLMVNQAIIE; encoded by the coding sequence ATGTTTATTGTTTTAAGCTTTATATTTGCAGTGTTATTATTACAAGCTTGTTCTACTGGAACTACTGAAAGTCAACCATCGACTCAAACCACTGAAGGAAGAGAAGGGGGTACATTAAAAGTAGTAAGAGCTACCGATGCTACAAATCTTGACCCTCATTTCATTACGGATATCTCTTCTGCTAATATTATTTATCAAAAAGTTTACGAAACGCTTGTGGGATTTGATAAAGATATGAAAATCATTCCAGGATTAGCTGAGAGTTGGAAGCAGGTTGACAATGTAACCTGGGAATTTAATTTAAAGAAAAACGTTACATTTCATGATGGAACTACCTTTAACGCAGAAGCTGTAAAAAAGACATTTGATAGATTGCTAGATCCTGATACAAAGTCTCCCCAGCGAGAAAAGTTAGGTATGATTAAGGAAATTAAAGTTATAGATGATTACAAAATCCAATTCGTTTTAGATGCCCCCTATGCGCCTTTATTGTCAATATTAGCTAGCAATGAAGGAAGTATCATAAGTCCAAAGGTGATTGATGAAAACCCGAAAAGCTTAACAACTACACCAATAGGAACAGGTCCATTTAAGTTTGAGTCTTGGAAATCTGGACAATCAATTAAACTTGTAAAAAATGATAGCTATTCTGGAGAAAAACCAATTATTGATGGTATCGAGTTTTTAGTTGTCCCTGAAGATTCTACACGTCTTGCTATGGTCGAAACTGGTGAAGCTCATATTAATGACCAAGTGCCTGTTACAGAAATTGAACGTATAGAAAGTTCGGATGCGTTAAACCTCTATCGTACAGACGGATTAGCAGTAGAATACATTGGCTTTAACACGGCTAAAGAGCCTTTTGATAATGCAAAAGTAAGAAAAGCTCTCTCAATGGCAATAAAGAGAGAAGCCATCATTGACGGTGTATATAACGGGGTTGGAACGTTAGCTAACTCATCGATGAGTCCTAAAGTGTTTGGCTATAGTCAAGCTACGAAGCCATATAGCTATAATCCAGCTAAAGCTAAAAAACTGCTCGAAGAAGAAGATTTGGATAATAAGCTGGAACTTACCTTAATTACAAATGATAAGAAAGAACGTGTAAATTTAGCTGAAGTCGTTCAATCACAGCTAAAGGGAATAGGAGTAAAAGTTAATATTCAAGTTATGGAATATGGAACATATATCAACGCTATTAACAAAGGAGACCATGATCTTTTTGTAGGTGGATGGGGAAATGCTACGGGTGATGGTGACTACAATCAATACAATCTATTTCATTCTAATTCTCATGGATCTCCGGGTAATCACTTCTACTATGACAATAAAAAAGTAGATGAACTAATTGTTAAAGCACGTAAAGAACCTAACTCAGAAACAAGAAAACAGCTATATGAAGAAGTTGCTTCTATTGAAATTAAAGATGCTGTTTATGTTCCAATTCGAAACTATGAACATTTAGCAGTCTACAGTAACCAAGTAAAAGACTTTTGGTTGAGCCCAGTAAACTATTTAATGGTTAATCAAGCAATAATTGAATAA
- a CDS encoding amidohydrolase family protein, whose protein sequence is MRNFWLRNVRVESGFKKDRGTVVGTETKLVHVKVEGDSIVHITEDDTELNSTSYTVTDMKGKLLMPSFREMHIHIDKTYYGGPWKACTPITKGIFTRIEEEKQLLPQQLPFAQERAEKMIELLLSNGHTHIRTHCNIEPTSKLKHLEITIKALEKYKDYLTYDIVAFPQHGLLKSNSVELVKEAMRNGATIVGGVDPATVDRDLDKSLWTTMDIAVENNAGIDIHLHDPNTLGAFTFEKLAKLTEEANMQGKVTMSHAIGLGDLEGDSLTEIMTLLRKNEIDITTTVPINRPTIPIPTLDKFGIKVSVGHDSLTDHWSPFGTGDTLEKLNILAERFRLIDEYSINRVWKYASGGITPLDDEGNQVWPKVGDKADFLFTEASCSAEAIARRTKIHSVYKSGREINTHQFEVATTK, encoded by the coding sequence ATGAGAAATTTTTGGCTGAGAAATGTAAGAGTTGAAAGCGGCTTTAAAAAAGATAGAGGGACAGTAGTAGGGACAGAAACTAAGCTTGTACATGTAAAGGTTGAAGGGGATTCGATTGTTCATATTACAGAAGATGACACAGAACTTAACTCAACTTCCTATACAGTCACTGATATGAAAGGTAAATTGTTAATGCCTTCGTTCCGTGAAATGCATATCCATATTGATAAGACTTATTATGGTGGCCCTTGGAAAGCTTGTACACCAATTACAAAAGGAATTTTTACAAGAATTGAAGAAGAAAAGCAGTTACTTCCACAGCAGCTGCCGTTCGCGCAAGAAAGGGCAGAAAAGATGATTGAATTATTGCTGAGCAATGGTCACACGCATATACGTACACATTGTAACATTGAACCCACTTCAAAATTAAAACACTTAGAGATTACAATTAAAGCCTTAGAAAAGTATAAAGATTATTTAACATACGATATTGTTGCTTTTCCACAGCACGGGCTGTTAAAAAGTAATTCAGTGGAATTAGTAAAGGAAGCAATGAGAAATGGAGCTACGATTGTTGGTGGGGTTGATCCTGCCACTGTGGATAGAGACCTCGATAAATCATTGTGGACGACAATGGATATAGCTGTAGAAAATAATGCTGGAATTGACATTCACCTTCATGATCCAAATACATTAGGAGCCTTTACATTTGAGAAGCTTGCTAAGCTTACAGAAGAAGCAAATATGCAAGGGAAAGTAACAATGAGTCATGCAATTGGTCTTGGGGATTTAGAGGGAGACAGTTTAACAGAGATTATGACATTGTTAAGAAAGAATGAGATTGATATAACAACAACAGTTCCAATTAATCGTCCTACAATTCCTATTCCAACATTAGATAAATTCGGTATAAAAGTATCGGTAGGTCATGATAGTTTAACCGATCATTGGTCACCTTTTGGAACAGGGGATACTTTAGAAAAACTTAATATTTTAGCAGAGAGATTTAGGTTAATTGACGAATATTCTATTAATCGAGTATGGAAGTATGCATCTGGAGGAATCACTCCCTTAGACGATGAAGGAAACCAAGTTTGGCCTAAAGTAGGAGATAAAGCAGACTTTTTATTCACAGAAGCAAGCTGTTCAGCAGAAGCAATTGCTCGTCGTACAAAAATTCATTCTGTTTATAAAAGTGGTAGAGAAATAAATACTCACCAATTTGAAGTTGCAACAACTAAATAA
- a CDS encoding amidohydrolase, which yields MKWIKNVKLEIGNIIDGERIETKTGFYHIGIKDGKIAEHLHHTMPIPETAEEVYDAKEYLAIPTFKEMHNHLDKTYLSLEWKASKPVKNLKERLQYEAEELKDLAPTTKQRATAMIEEILSHGATHIRTHVNIDPYIGLKNLEGVVAALEEYKGAVTADIVAFPQHGLFNGSVPALMREAMRSGATVVGGLDPSGIDQNIEKSLYETMAIAAEFDAEVDIHLHDGGDVGVYTINKWLDIVEETKWKRASAISHAFCIGEIPTLQQQNLANRLMKNNVAIMSTIPLTKSLPPIELLDERGVSVHFGCDGFYDSWSPLGHGDLIEKVQKYCQITKRIDEVSLRDSLKWVTGGITPLAKDGTYQWPKKQDDASFIFVNATSSAEVVARRKQRLAVMSRGEFVFGELEKAVLHV from the coding sequence ATGAAGTGGATAAAAAATGTGAAATTAGAAATCGGTAACATAATTGATGGTGAACGTATTGAGACAAAAACAGGTTTTTATCATATAGGGATAAAAGATGGAAAGATTGCAGAACACCTTCATCATACTATGCCTATCCCTGAAACTGCTGAAGAAGTATACGATGCTAAAGAATATCTAGCTATTCCAACGTTTAAGGAAATGCATAATCACTTAGATAAGACATATCTTTCGTTAGAATGGAAAGCATCTAAACCTGTTAAAAATCTAAAGGAAAGACTTCAATATGAAGCAGAAGAATTAAAGGATCTTGCACCTACTACTAAACAAAGAGCAACAGCAATGATTGAAGAAATTTTGTCACATGGGGCCACACATATTCGAACTCACGTCAATATTGATCCTTATATAGGCCTTAAAAATTTAGAGGGAGTAGTCGCTGCGCTAGAGGAATACAAAGGTGCTGTTACTGCAGATATTGTTGCTTTTCCACAACATGGATTATTTAATGGTTCTGTACCAGCATTAATGAGAGAAGCAATGAGAAGTGGGGCCACAGTCGTAGGCGGATTGGATCCATCTGGCATTGACCAAAATATTGAAAAATCATTATATGAAACCATGGCTATTGCAGCGGAATTTGATGCTGAGGTGGATATTCATCTTCATGATGGAGGTGATGTGGGAGTTTATACAATTAACAAATGGTTAGATATTGTTGAAGAAACAAAATGGAAGAGGGCATCTGCTATCAGTCATGCATTTTGTATAGGAGAAATTCCTACATTACAACAACAAAATTTAGCAAATCGCTTAATGAAAAACAATGTGGCAATTATGTCTACTATTCCACTAACAAAATCCCTGCCGCCAATTGAATTATTAGACGAGCGTGGTGTATCAGTTCATTTTGGTTGTGATGGTTTTTATGACTCATGGAGTCCTTTAGGACATGGAGATTTGATTGAAAAAGTACAAAAGTATTGTCAAATTACCAAAAGAATTGATGAAGTATCGTTGAGAGATAGCTTAAAGTGGGTTACCGGAGGGATAACGCCTTTAGCCAAGGACGGAACGTATCAATGGCCTAAAAAGCAAGATGATGCTAGTTTTATTTTTGTAAACGCTACTTCTTCGGCTGAAGTAGTTGCTAGAAGAAAGCAACGTCTTGCAGTTATGAGTAGAGGTGAGTTTGTATTTGGAGAGTTGGAAAAAGCAGTTTTACATGTTTAA
- a CDS encoding AraC family transcriptional regulator, whose protein sequence is MDKVNELTCEKRSYSKEFTLHQHDFGQFLFPLQGSLDMEMAFQEVTLSPNQCFYLPPGVNHNYRSRDRNEFLILDIPTQYLPRGTSSMYMTLDSQWSAIRYLLLEEAKYPVDQSALVDLTRYVTKKLQTSNPPSIDYIHQHFKDPIKLETLAAIEHYHPVYYSTWFKKQTGKSVKDYLSELRLNEAKRLLISTTRSMSQISEEIGFANSSSFTRWFVSHESMSPQKYRILNNR, encoded by the coding sequence ATGGATAAAGTAAACGAGTTAACGTGTGAAAAAAGATCATACTCGAAAGAATTCACGCTCCATCAGCATGATTTTGGACAGTTTCTTTTTCCACTTCAAGGCTCTCTTGATATGGAAATGGCGTTTCAAGAAGTAACGCTTAGCCCTAATCAATGCTTTTACCTACCTCCGGGAGTGAATCATAATTATCGCTCTAGAGATCGAAACGAATTTTTAATCTTAGATATTCCAACTCAGTATCTGCCAAGGGGTACAAGCAGCATGTATATGACGCTTGACAGTCAATGGTCAGCTATTCGGTATTTATTGTTAGAAGAAGCGAAATATCCTGTTGATCAGTCTGCTTTAGTTGATTTAACGAGATATGTAACTAAAAAGCTCCAAACGTCTAATCCCCCTTCAATTGACTATATTCATCAGCACTTTAAGGATCCAATCAAGCTAGAAACCCTCGCGGCAATCGAGCATTATCATCCCGTTTATTATTCGACATGGTTTAAAAAGCAAACGGGAAAGAGCGTAAAGGATTATTTATCGGAGCTTCGTTTGAATGAAGCAAAGCGCCTGCTGATATCAACGACACGGTCGATGTCCCAAATTAGCGAAGAGATCGGCTTTGCGAACTCTTCTTCCTTTACAAGATGGTTTGTCAGCCATGAAAGCATGTCGCCACAAAAATATCGAATTCTTAATAATAGATAA